The Pseudomonas sp. LFM046 region GCGCTGGTGACGGCCTTCGTTTCCTTCGTGACCCTGGTGCTGATCCCGATTCCCATGGTGCGCGAGTTGGCCATCACCGCGTCCCTCGGCGTGGCCTACAAGATCATCACCAACCTGGTGATGCTGCCGCTGGTGGCCTCGATGCTGAAGGTCGACGGCCGCTACGCCGCCGCCGAAGAGAAGTCCCGCGAGCGCCGCACCCGCTGGCTGCATGGCCTGGCGAAGCTGGCGGAATGGCGCAATGCGCGTCTGGTGCTGGTGGTCGCCCTGCTGGTGTTCGCCACGGCGGTCTGGCAGAGCCACGACCGCGTGGTCGGCTCCCTCCAGGCGGGCGCACCGGAGCTGCGCGAGGACTCGCGCTTCAACCGCGATGCCGTGGCCATCGCCAGTAACTACGACATCGGTCTCGACTGGCTCAGCGTGGTCTTCGAGGCCCGGCCGGTAGAGGGCGGGGAGGGCGCTACGGCGGCCTGTGAGGACATCGCCCTGGGCCAGTACCAGGATCGCTTCGTCTGGGCGATGGAGAGCGTGCCCGGCGTGCTGTCGGTCGCTTCCTTCTCCACCGCGATGCGCCAGTTCAACGAGGGTTACAACGAAGGCAACCCGAAGATGAGTGCGGTGCCCATCGATCCGATGAACTATTCGTCGTTGGCGGCCGAAGTGGCGCGCATCCCGGGGCTGATGCGCGGCGATTGCAGCATGACCGCCGTGCACCTGTACCTGGCGGACCACAAGGCCACCACCATCAACCGGGTGATCGAGGCCGCCAAGGCGTTCCGCAGCGAGTACCCCATGCCGGGCATCGCCGTGCGGCTGGCCTCGGGCAACGCCGGGGTGATCGCGGCCATCAACGAAGAGGTGGAGAAGAGCGAGACGCCGATGCTGCTCTACGTCTATGCCGCCATCGCGCTGCTGGTGCTGGTCGTCTATCGCGACCTGCGGGCAGTGCTGGTCTGCTGCCTGCCCCTGACCATCGGCACCTTCATTGGTTACTGGTTCATGAAGGAGCTGCAGATCGGCCTGACCATCGCGACCTTGCCGGTGATGGTGCTGGCAGTGGGGATCGGCGTCGATTACGCCTTCTACATCTACAACCGCATCCAGCTGCACCAGGCCCATGGTCAGCCCATCGTCAAGGCGGTGGAGCATTCGCTGCTGGAAGTGGGCGTGGCGACCATCTTCACCGCCATCACCCTGGCGGTCGGAGTGGCCACCTGGGCCTTCTCCGACCTCAAGTTCCAGGCCGACATGGGCAAGCTGCTGGCCTTCATGTTCATGGTCAACATGGTCATGGCCATGACGGTGCTGCCGGCCTTCGCCGTCTGGCTGGAGCGGGCGTTCCCGCGCAAGCGCCCGGTGCGCATGATCGGCGCGCTGGCGCACTGAGGAGAGAAGCATGGGATACCTGAACACAGTCCTGGGCGCCGTGCTGGCTGCCCTGATGCCCCTGGCTTCCGTACAGGCCGCCACGTTGCAGCCGGTGGCGGCGCCCCCTGCGAGCAACGCCGCCCAGGCCACGCTGCTGGATGCCAGCCGGGCGATGGACCGGGTGGTGGCGGTGGGCGACCACGGCATGGTGCTGCTGTCGGACGACCAGGGGCGGAGCTTCCGCCAGGCGCGCGCCGTGCCGCTGTCCACGTCACTCACCGGAGTGAGCTTCGCCGACGCCAGCCACGGTTGGGCGGTCGGCCAGTGGGGCGCGATCCTGGCCACCGCAGACGGCGGCGAAACCTGGGAAATGCAGCGTCTGTCCAGCGAGGAGGACCGGCCGCTGTTCGCCGTGCATTTCTTCGACGCGCGGCAGGGCGTCGCTGTCGGGCTCTGGTCCCTGGTACTGACCACCGAAGACGGTGGCAAGACCTGGAATGAGCAGACCTTGCAGGCCCCGCCAGGCTACAGCCGGGCCGACCTCAATCTGATGGGCTTGTTTGCCGATGGTCACGGCAGCGTTTACGCCACCGCCGAGCGGGGCCAGTTGCTGCGCTCCGATGATCGCGGCAAGACCTGGCGTTACCTGGACACCAGCTACGAGGGCACGCTGTGGAGTGGGGCGGTGCTGGCCGACGGCAGCCTGCTGGTGGGCGGCCAACGCGGCACCCTGCTGCACGGTTCGGCGGATGGTGCGTCCTGGCAGCGTGTCGCCCTTGAGAGCAAGAGCTCGATCACGTCGATCGCGGTGTCGGGCCAGCAGGTGGTCGCGGTCGGACTGGATGGCCTGATGGTGAGCAGCCAGGACGGCGGTCGCACGTTCGAGGAGCAGCGCACCGCCGACGGTGTTTCGCTTACGGCTGCGCTCTTCACCGGGCGGGATGCTCCTCTGCTGTTTTCCCGGCGGGGCGTGGTCCCGCTGCTGGCGCCGTGACGCCTCGGCGGGAGGACTGACGCATCGGCGTCACTCCGCCCGCTGGTACAGCGTTGTTGCTGCGACCTTTCAGGGGGTCGATTGACCCCTTCTTTTTCTCCGTCAGACAGCGCGGCCAGGCCGTATTCAGACCGTTTGGATTAATTACATAACAACTGTTGCGTAAAATTGAGCACGGCAGTAGAGTTCGACAAAACAACAAAAGAATCCCAGGAGGTTGTCCATGAATGGCTCCAAGAGACGCGACCGCTCCAGTAGCGGCTGCGCGGGGACTGCCCAGTGCGGTGAGTTGATGGCCCGGTTGAGTGGCACAACCGCCACCGGCCGGATTCCGGGTTGAGAGGAGAGGCGTCCATGTCTGCGACCAATCTCAGCGAAACTATCAAGGGCACCCCTGGAGCGGCTCGGTTTCGCCTCCTCGGTGGGTGGGTGGAGCGTCCGGACAATCTGCAGCCGGAACTGGAGGGTGATGTCAGCGCCGATGTGATCGTGATTGGTGCCGGTTTCGCCGGTCTGTCCACCGCACTGGAACTCAGATCCCTGGGGGCGGAAGTCATCGTCCTCGAGCAGGAGTTCGCCGGCTTTGGCGCCAGCGGCCGAAACGCGGGGTATCTCGCCGGCAGCATGGGTGTCGAGTTCGAGTTCTTCCTCAAGCGCATCGGCGTCGAGCAGGCGAAGAAGATCGTCTCCTTCTACGACCAGGGTGTTGCCTATGTCGAAAGAAGGCTCGGCGAACTCGCCATCGACTGTGACTACAACCCGAGCGGGGTCATCCGTGCGGCGGTGCATCCCTCCCAGGAGAAGAAGCTGCGGCACGACATGGCGCTGGGCGCGAAGCTGGGGTCCGTCACGCGCTTCCTGGATTCCGCAGAGATGCGGGCGCGGGGCATTCCGCCGGCCTTCCTGTTCGGCTGCCTGCAGCATGGCGGCACGCTGGACCCCGGCAAGTACGTGATGGGGTTGCGGCGCGCGGCACTCCAGGCCGGTATCAGGTTGTACGAGCAGACCGCCCTGCAGTCCTACAGCGAAGGCCCGACCATCACCTGCAAGACCGCGCGGGGCACGGCCAGCGCGCCGTTCATGGTGCTCGCCACCAATGCCTATACGCCGCAGCTCGGCCTGCTGCGGGACAAGGTGGCGCCGTTGCGGGTCTCCGCGATCGAAACCGAACCGCTGTCCAGGGCGCAACTGGCCTCCCTCGGCTGGTCGCGCCGAGAGGGCATCGTGACGCCGCACTGGACCATGGAAAGCCACCGGCTGACAGCGCGCGACACGCTCCTGGTCACGACCAAGCAGCTGGGCTATGCCTATGGCTCGCGCACGCCGAACCAGCCGGACACGGCGGCCTATGGCGCATTGGTACAGGCCCTGGACGACCGCTTCCCAAGCTTGCGGGGCATTGCCATCCGTGCGTGCTGGAGCGGCTACATCAGCCTGGCCTACGACGCCTTGCCAGTCGTGGGGGCAACCGGGGCCCAGCAGAACATCCTCTACACCGCCGGCTGCTCGGGGCACGGCGTCGGCACTCAGTCCCTCGTCGGCCACCTGCTGGCCGAGCGGATTGGCGGCATCGAACACCCGCTGCTGGCGGCGTTGCGCCACAAGACGCCTTCCACGCTCCCCGAACCGCTGCAGTGGTGCGCCATCAAGGCTGCGCTGATGGGGGCGAACGGTCTGGACCGTTATGTGAACCGCAAGGTGCGTAGCGCCGCCATTGACTGACCGCTAACGCCGACGGTCACCGCCGTGGCCATGGCCTCGGCTTCGACCCTCTGCTTCCAATCCCTGGAGAACCTATGAATACCTGCTCGAACGAAGCCGTACGCGTAACGGCCTGGGCCGCGATCCTCGGCGGCATCTTCGCCTACCTGAACGTGGGCTTCATGCTCATGGTGACCCACGGCGACATGGCGGTGACGCTGCAAGGGGCGTCGATGCTGACCTTGCCCGCCGAATCGAGGGAGTATTTCCGGCTGTCGATGTTTGCCGATGTCCTGGGTTTCTACCTGCCAGTGCTGGCGATCGGTGGCTACCTCTGGAGCCGCTTTCGCAATGAAGCGGGCGCCCTGGGTGATATGGCCGCGCTGGCCATCACCACCTATGTCGTGCTGGGGGTGGTCGGTGCGGGGCTGCAACTGTCCGTGCTGAATCCGCTCGCGGCACTCCACGCGGCAGGCGGGGAGGCCGCGAAGGCCGCCGCCGAGACCGCCTGGACGACCATTGCGGTCGGTAGCCAGCGCGGCCTGTGGTGGTGCGAAGGCCCCGTCGTCCTGTTCTGGGGCCTGGTGGTCGGTGGCCACCTGAAGAACGCGGGCTGGGGCGCATCGATCCTGGTGCCGCTGAAGCTCGTCGGCTGGTGCTTCGGGCTCTACTTCATCGCTGGGTTCTTCCAGGAGCTGGAGGCGTTCACTGCCGCCCTGCTGGTTGTCGTCGTGCTGATCTTCCCCCTGTGGATGGTCATGTTCGGCGTGCAATTGCGGCGCAGGTTGGCCCTCAGCCCGCTCGGCGCCTGAGCCAGCCCTGCTGCTGTTTTCCCGATACCGCACCGCCGTCCACCGGTGAGTGACGAATACAAACAACAATTGCGTGAGGCTCCCTGTATGGCTGACAAGCCCACCTCAACTTCAACGTTCGAACTGAATCGGCGGCTTCTGCTGAAGCTTGCCGGCGCCTCGGCGGCCGTGGGCGGCCTCGGCCTGCGCGTGGGACTGGCGAGTGCCAGCGAAAGCCCGGAAACCGTCCGTGGTCAGGAGGATGGCATCCTCGACATCGCCATCATCGGTGCCGGGATCGCCGGGCTGACGGCGGCCCGCGATCTGCAACAGGCGGGCTGCGACTCCTTCGTGGTGCTGGAGGCGCGGGACCGGGTGGGGGGCAGGACGCTCAACCATGACCTGGGCTCGGGCTACATCTCCGAAGTGGGCGGCCAGTGGATCGGTCCGGGCCAGACAGCCGTGGCGGATCTCGCCCGCGAGTTGGAGGTGGGGACCTTCCCGACCTACTGCGAGGGCAAGACCGTGATCCTGGGCGGTGAGAAAGGGCGCCTGGCAATCGACCTGAAAGGCACCTTCGGCACTGACGAAAGCGTCGCCGCCAAGCTCAGCGAGCTGTCCCGCGATGTGCCCTCCGGCGCGCCCTGGAAATCCCCGAGGGCCGCCGAGCTGGACAAGCTCTCGGCAGGCGACTGGCTGGCGCAGCAGAACATCAAGCCCGAGGACCGTTCGGGCTGGGATACCAGTTTCACGCTCACTTGCGGCGTGCCGCCGGCCAAGATGGGGCTTCTGCATTTCCTGTCGATGGTCAATTCGGCGAGCTGCGACTACATGAAGCTCGACTCGATCAAGGACAGTGCCCAGGGCACCCGCCTGGTAGGCGGTTCGCAGATCCTCTGCACCAGGATGGCCGCGCAGCTCGGCGACAAGGTGCGCCTGTCTTGCCCGGTCCGCGAGATTTCCGGCTGGGACCGCGACGTGGTCACGCTGCACACGGACCAGGGGGAAATCCGCGCCCGCCGCGTGATCGTGGCCATCCACCCGGCCCTGTGCAACCAGGTCCGTTTCGACCCGCCGCTGCCCGAGGGCCGCGCGGCCCTGCAGCAAGCCTGGCCGGCCCACAGTCCGGCCCGCAAGACGGCGATGGTCTACAAGCGGCCGTTCTGGCGCGAACAGGGTTTGAACGGACACACCATCCAGGTCAAGGGGCCTGTGCTCTGGGCCTGGGACAACTCGCCTCCGGGTGGGGAAATCGGCGTCATCAACGCCTTCATCGTCAACGCCCAGGTGCCCTCCGACCACCAGGCCGCGCAGCGCGTCCTGACGGAAATCTACGCGCGATCCCTGGGCGAGGAGGCATTGAGCCCCGTTGCCTATTACGACCACGACTGGGGGCTGGCCGATCCCTGGAGCATTACCTGCGTCTCCGCGATCCCGCCGGGTTTCTGGACCACCCATGGCGAGTCCCTGCGACCGCCCTGCGGCAACCTCTTCTGGTCGGGAACTGAGACCGCCGAGATCTGGGCGGGCTATATGGACGGCGCCGTGCGCTCGGGTCACCAGAGCGCGCTGCATGCGCTCAGTTCCTTGCGTCGGGCATAGGGGGCGGCAATGAAGAAGAAACTACTGCTGGGCACTGGCGTTCTGCTCGCCATTCTGGCGGCGCTGTTCGGGCGCGACCTCGTCGGCCTCTACTACCTGCAGGACCATATCGAAACCTTCACCAAGGCCTATGAGGCCGAAGGCCCCTGGCCGCAGGTGGCCGATGCCTGCACGGTCTGCCACGGCGCCAAGGGCAGCTCGCAGCACCAGCGTTATCCGAGCCTGGCGGGGCAGCCTGAAGCCTACCTGACGGCGCAGCTCCACAGCTTCGCCCATGGGCAGCGGACCTACCCGAACATGGGACCGTTGGCAAAGAGCCTGAGCGAAGACGAGATCAAGCGTCTGGCGGACTACTTTGCCCGGCAGCCGGCCAGCGAGAACCACGGGTTCCAGCCCGATCCCGCCTTGCGGGCGAAAGGCGAGAAGCTGGTGGCAGCCGGGGGATGCACGGCCTGTCATGGCGCGGCCCTGATGGGGCAAGCGCAGTTCCCGCGCCTGGCCGGGCAGGGGGCTGACTACCTCCAGGCGCAGCTGGACGCCTTTGCCGAGGGCCGGCGAGTCGACCCCACCGGTGCGATGAAAGCGGTTACCGGGACCCTGTCCCCGGACGATCGCAAGGCGCTCTCCCACTACCTCGCGGCACTCGCCCCGGCGGCGAAGTGAAACCTCGGAATTCATTACCTGAAAGAGACTTTTGCTATGGAACTCAGAGATGTTCTTGCGTTGCTGACGTGCGCCCTGCTGGTGATCTCGGGAGCGACTTACGGGATCAAGTTTCTTCGCAGGCGCAACTTCCTGCTGGGCCTCGAGTGCCTGATCGTGGCGTTCTCCGCAACCAATTTCCTGATCTATCTCCTGACGGAGTCCGAGATTTCCTACAGCATCTCGTTCTTTTGCGATGCGTTTTCCCGGGGCTTCGGTATTCCCATCGTCGCGGTCCTCGGCCTGATGGCCGTCACCCATGACTTCAAGCCATCGGCGTTCAAGGACGCTGCCATCTTCGCGGTCACCTTTGCGGGAACCTTCGTCCTGATCAAGGCCGACTTCATGGTCAAGCCGCTGCCTTACTTCTACGTGATCATGTGGACGGCCTACTCGGTATACCTCGCCTATTTCATCTGCAAACTGGCGAGCATGGGCGAGAAGCTGCACGCGCTGGGGCTGACCGTGGCAGCGGTGTTCGGGCTGGCGGTTGCCTGCATCTACGACTTTTTCCCGATTCCCGGTGACGATACGAAGATGGTGTTCCTGACGCTCGCGCTGTCCACCTGGGCCTTCATGATGATGCAGATGTACTACTCCTACCTCGCGTTCGAACGCGCGAAGGCGCAAGCCGTTCGCGCGCGCTGACGCCCTGGTCCGAAGCCCCGGAGATTTTCCCATGTCGATCGAACAAGTCGGGCCGGCCGTCGAACAGATGCGCCAGGTCTTCACCCGTCAACGTGCGGCCTTCGCCCGTGAACGTTATCCGTCGTATCAGGATCGCCGCGCCAACCTGCAGGCCCTCAAGGCGCTGGTGCTGGACAACGCCGATGAGATCGCCGCGGCCATTGCCGCCGACTTCGGCCACCGCTCCGTGCATGAGAGCAAGCTGCTGGACATCTTTGGCCTGGTCAGCGAAATCAACCATGCGCTCAAGTGCCTGAAGCGCTGGATGAAGCCGCAACGGCGCGGCGTCGGGATCTGGTTCCAGCCCGGACGTGCCGCGCTGCTCGCGCAGCCGCTCGGGGTGATCGGTATTGCCGCGCCCTGGAACTATCCGCTGTACCTGACCCTGGGGCCTCTTTGCGGAGCCCTGGCCGCCGGCAACCGCGCCATGATCAAGATCGCCAGCGACTCCAGCCGCTATGGGGCGCTGCTCGCACGCCTGCTCGGCCAGCGCTTCAGCGAAGACTTGGTCGCGGTGATCCAGCCGGGTCCCGGCATCAATGGCCAGTTCTCCCGCCTGCCGTTCGATCACCTGATCTTCACCGGGTCTCCGGAAGTTGGCCGGCAGATCATGCGCAATTGCAGCGAGAACCTTACGCCGGTGACCCTGGAGCTGGGTGGCAAGTCGCCGACTCTTGTGGCGCCGGGCTACTCGTTGCAGCGCGCCGCCGAGACCATTCTCTGGGGCAAGTGCCTGAACTCCGGGCAGACCTGCGTGGCACCGGACTACCTGTTCTTGCCGGAAGGCAGCGAGGCCGGCTTCATCGAGCACGCCAAGGCGGCCGTCGCCCGCTACTACCCGAAGCCGCTGGGGGCCAATCCGGACTACAGCTGCATGATCAACGCCCGTCAGCTGACGCGGGTCGAGGCCCTGCTGGCCGATGCCCGCGAGAAGGGCGCGCGGGTCGTGGCGCTGGCCGATGCCGAGGAGGCGCGCCGTGCCGGCAAGCTGGCCCCGCACCTGGTGTTCAACGTGCGCGACGACATGAAGATCATGCAGGAGGAGATCTTCGGCCCCTTGCTGCCGGTGCTCAGCTACCGTCAGCTCGACGAGGCTGTGGACTACATCAATGCCCATGAGCGGCCGTTGGCGCTGTACCTCTTCGATGAGGATTCGGGGCGCGTCCAGCAGGTGCTGAGGCAGACGCTTTCCGGCGGTGTGTCGGTCAACAGCGTGATGCTGCATGTGCTGCAAGAGAACTTGCCGTTCGGTGGGGTAGGCAATTCGGGCCTGGGGCATTACCACGCCGAAGAGGGCTTCCAGACCTTCAGCAAGATGCGGCCGATCTTCTACCAGGCCCGCTTCAATGGCAGCTTCCTGCTCAAGCCGCCCTACGGCCGGTTGACCCAGGGCCTGCTGAGTCTGCTGCTGCGCTGATTCTCCGCCTGTATCCGCTGACGACGTGTTTGGCGCCCTTCGGGGCGTCTTTTTTTTGAGGCTGAGCAACGTGTGCTCAGGGAGGGGGGACGTTGCTCGTAGGGTGCGCCGCGCGCACCAGCGGTTTTTGGGCCGCGACGGCCCCGCATCTGACACCGAATCGGTGTGCGTGGCGCATCTGGGATGGTGTCTGCCAGACCGTAGGATGGGTTGAGGTACGTAGGATGGGTAGAGCTTGCGAAACCCATCGAATCCCGGGCACGCCAGCATGGGTTTCGCTCCGCTCTACCCATCCTACGTAACTTCACCGTTCCACCAGCGGAGCTGGGATCGGCCTCGATGGTGGACATGAAGAGCGATGTCCACCCTACGGTGGGATGTGTCGCGATCCAATGTGGAACATCCACGTTCCGAGAGCGTGGATGTTCACTCGCCTCAGGCCGAGGCGACCCACTCGGCGCCGCGTTCGGCGATCATGATCGAGGCCGCGTTGGTATTGCCGCCGACCAGGGTCGGCATGATCGAGGCATCGATCACCCGCAGGCCTTCGATACCCTTCACGCGCAACTGGCTGTCGACCACGGCCATCTCGTCCTGCCCCATCTTGCACGTGCCGACCGGGTGGTAGATGGAGTCGGTACGCTTGCGCAGCAGTTCGATCAGTTGCTCGTCGCTGTGCAGGTCCTTGCTGTAGAAGTCCTTCAGGCCGAAGCGCGCCATGGGCGCCTGGGTGACGATCTCGCGGGCCATGCGATAGCCCTTGAGCAGGGTTTGTACATCATCGTCGTGGCCCAGGAAGTTGGGGTCGATACGCGGTGCCGCGCTCGGGTCGGCGGAGGCCAGGCCGACGTGGCCGATGCTCTTGGGCCGCAGCACGCAGACGTGGCAGCTGAAGCCGTGCCCCCAGTGGAGCTTGCGGTTGTGGTCGTCGACCGTGCCGATCACCGAGTGCAGCTGGATATCCGGGCGCGCCAGGTTTGCATCGGTCTTGAGGAAGCCGCCACCCTCGGCGCAGTTGCTCGCCAGCGGGCCACGCCGACGGCGCAGGTACTCGACCAGGGCCTTGCTCATTTTCGGACTGCCGGTGACCGAAAAGCCCAGCAGCGAGGTGTCGCTGCTCTTGTAGCAAAGCACGACGTCCGGGTGATCCTGCAGGTTCTGGCCGACGCCCGGCAGTTCATGCTGCACGGCAATGCCCTGGGGCTTGAGTTCCGACTCCGGGCCGATGCCGGAGAGCATCAGCAGGTGCGGGCTGCCGAAGGCACCGGCGGCCAGCAGGACTTCCTTGCGCGCCTTCAGTTGCAGGTGCACACCGTTGAGCCGGGCCTGCACGCCGACGGCCTGCTTGCCGTTGAGCAGGACGCGCTCGGCGTGGGCGCCGGTGAGCACGGTGAGGTTGCTGCGCTCACGGATCGGTTTGAGGAAGGCCGTGGCGGTGCTCCAGCGGCGGCCGTCGCGGATGGTCACGTCGTAGTAACCGACCCCCTCCTGTTGCACGCCATTGAAGTCGGGATTGAAACGATGGCCAGCGTTGATCGCGGCTTCCACAAAAGCCTCGGTAGCGGCGTGGCGATGGG contains the following coding sequences:
- a CDS encoding efflux RND transporter permease subunit; the encoded protein is MNSSVKLSETPVRGVLPRIEDLLFGHRRLVLAVLVLFTLGMAWFAVQLRMDAGFEKQLPIGHEYVETFEQYREDLLGANRLTIVVKARQGNIWTEAGLKRLYDVTQAVIFLPSISRSSVRSLWTPNAFVNEITEEGFRADPLVPGTVTPERLDDSIIARIADSTAQGGFIGTLVSRDQSSAMITAELNEYDAKGERLDYVAYNGVLEKQIRQQFEDAGFEIQIIGFAKQIGDIADGASAVLEFCLLALLLTAAAVYWYCHSLRFTLLALGCSLSSLVWQFGSLRLLGYGLDPLAVLVPFLVFAIGVSHGVQQINFIVREIAIGKSVEAAARSSFIGLLIPGTLALVTAFVSFVTLVLIPIPMVRELAITASLGVAYKIITNLVMLPLVASMLKVDGRYAAAEEKSRERRTRWLHGLAKLAEWRNARLVLVVALLVFATAVWQSHDRVVGSLQAGAPELREDSRFNRDAVAIASNYDIGLDWLSVVFEARPVEGGEGATAACEDIALGQYQDRFVWAMESVPGVLSVASFSTAMRQFNEGYNEGNPKMSAVPIDPMNYSSLAAEVARIPGLMRGDCSMTAVHLYLADHKATTINRVIEAAKAFRSEYPMPGIAVRLASGNAGVIAAINEEVEKSETPMLLYVYAAIALLVLVVYRDLRAVLVCCLPLTIGTFIGYWFMKELQIGLTIATLPVMVLAVGIGVDYAFYIYNRIQLHQAHGQPIVKAVEHSLLEVGVATIFTAITLAVGVATWAFSDLKFQADMGKLLAFMFMVNMVMAMTVLPAFAVWLERAFPRKRPVRMIGALAH
- a CDS encoding YCF48-related protein; translation: MGYLNTVLGAVLAALMPLASVQAATLQPVAAPPASNAAQATLLDASRAMDRVVAVGDHGMVLLSDDQGRSFRQARAVPLSTSLTGVSFADASHGWAVGQWGAILATADGGETWEMQRLSSEEDRPLFAVHFFDARQGVAVGLWSLVLTTEDGGKTWNEQTLQAPPGYSRADLNLMGLFADGHGSVYATAERGQLLRSDDRGKTWRYLDTSYEGTLWSGAVLADGSLLVGGQRGTLLHGSADGASWQRVALESKSSITSIAVSGQQVVAVGLDGLMVSSQDGGRTFEEQRTADGVSLTAALFTGRDAPLLFSRRGVVPLLAP
- a CDS encoding FAD-dependent oxidoreductase — protein: MSATNLSETIKGTPGAARFRLLGGWVERPDNLQPELEGDVSADVIVIGAGFAGLSTALELRSLGAEVIVLEQEFAGFGASGRNAGYLAGSMGVEFEFFLKRIGVEQAKKIVSFYDQGVAYVERRLGELAIDCDYNPSGVIRAAVHPSQEKKLRHDMALGAKLGSVTRFLDSAEMRARGIPPAFLFGCLQHGGTLDPGKYVMGLRRAALQAGIRLYEQTALQSYSEGPTITCKTARGTASAPFMVLATNAYTPQLGLLRDKVAPLRVSAIETEPLSRAQLASLGWSRREGIVTPHWTMESHRLTARDTLLVTTKQLGYAYGSRTPNQPDTAAYGALVQALDDRFPSLRGIAIRACWSGYISLAYDALPVVGATGAQQNILYTAGCSGHGVGTQSLVGHLLAERIGGIEHPLLAALRHKTPSTLPEPLQWCAIKAALMGANGLDRYVNRKVRSAAID
- a CDS encoding FAD-dependent oxidoreductase, with amino-acid sequence MADKPTSTSTFELNRRLLLKLAGASAAVGGLGLRVGLASASESPETVRGQEDGILDIAIIGAGIAGLTAARDLQQAGCDSFVVLEARDRVGGRTLNHDLGSGYISEVGGQWIGPGQTAVADLARELEVGTFPTYCEGKTVILGGEKGRLAIDLKGTFGTDESVAAKLSELSRDVPSGAPWKSPRAAELDKLSAGDWLAQQNIKPEDRSGWDTSFTLTCGVPPAKMGLLHFLSMVNSASCDYMKLDSIKDSAQGTRLVGGSQILCTRMAAQLGDKVRLSCPVREISGWDRDVVTLHTDQGEIRARRVIVAIHPALCNQVRFDPPLPEGRAALQQAWPAHSPARKTAMVYKRPFWREQGLNGHTIQVKGPVLWAWDNSPPGGEIGVINAFIVNAQVPSDHQAAQRVLTEIYARSLGEEALSPVAYYDHDWGLADPWSITCVSAIPPGFWTTHGESLRPPCGNLFWSGTETAEIWAGYMDGAVRSGHQSALHALSSLRRA
- a CDS encoding c-type cytochrome: MKKKLLLGTGVLLAILAALFGRDLVGLYYLQDHIETFTKAYEAEGPWPQVADACTVCHGAKGSSQHQRYPSLAGQPEAYLTAQLHSFAHGQRTYPNMGPLAKSLSEDEIKRLADYFARQPASENHGFQPDPALRAKGEKLVAAGGCTACHGAALMGQAQFPRLAGQGADYLQAQLDAFAEGRRVDPTGAMKAVTGTLSPDDRKALSHYLAALAPAAK
- a CDS encoding coniferyl aldehyde dehydrogenase; the protein is MSIEQVGPAVEQMRQVFTRQRAAFARERYPSYQDRRANLQALKALVLDNADEIAAAIAADFGHRSVHESKLLDIFGLVSEINHALKCLKRWMKPQRRGVGIWFQPGRAALLAQPLGVIGIAAPWNYPLYLTLGPLCGALAAGNRAMIKIASDSSRYGALLARLLGQRFSEDLVAVIQPGPGINGQFSRLPFDHLIFTGSPEVGRQIMRNCSENLTPVTLELGGKSPTLVAPGYSLQRAAETILWGKCLNSGQTCVAPDYLFLPEGSEAGFIEHAKAAVARYYPKPLGANPDYSCMINARQLTRVEALLADAREKGARVVALADAEEARRAGKLAPHLVFNVRDDMKIMQEEIFGPLLPVLSYRQLDEAVDYINAHERPLALYLFDEDSGRVQQVLRQTLSGGVSVNSVMLHVLQENLPFGGVGNSGLGHYHAEEGFQTFSKMRPIFYQARFNGSFLLKPPYGRLTQGLLSLLLR
- a CDS encoding choline dehydrogenase → MEFDYIIVGAGSAGCVLANRLSANPDTRVCLLEAGPEDSSPLIHIPVGMAAILPTRHVNWAFHTVAQPGLGGRIGYQPRGKVLGGSSSINGMIYIRGHQSDFDDWQALGNEGWSFADVLPYFRKSEMHHSGSSEYHGGDGELYVSRAHRHAATEAFVEAAINAGHRFNPDFNGVQQEGVGYYDVTIRDGRRWSTATAFLKPIRERSNLTVLTGAHAERVLLNGKQAVGVQARLNGVHLQLKARKEVLLAAGAFGSPHLLMLSGIGPESELKPQGIAVQHELPGVGQNLQDHPDVVLCYKSSDTSLLGFSVTGSPKMSKALVEYLRRRRGPLASNCAEGGGFLKTDANLARPDIQLHSVIGTVDDHNRKLHWGHGFSCHVCVLRPKSIGHVGLASADPSAAPRIDPNFLGHDDDVQTLLKGYRMAREIVTQAPMARFGLKDFYSKDLHSDEQLIELLRKRTDSIYHPVGTCKMGQDEMAVVDSQLRVKGIEGLRVIDASIMPTLVGGNTNAASIMIAERGAEWVASA